AGTGGTTGTGCGCAGTGGTGCCCTGCTCGCAGAGCAATGTTGTGGCTTGCAAGATACGTTGCCAAATCATGTGGGTGGATATTATCTACCCAAAAACTGACCAAGTGACCTTGCTCAACAAGCGCTTCATGATTACCAGCGATATGCACGCCATTAAGCTTTTG
This portion of the Candidatus Babeliales bacterium genome encodes:
- a CDS encoding aminotransferase class V-fold PLP-dependent enzyme, which gives rise to QKLNGVHIAGNHEALVEQGHLVSFWVDNIHPHDLATYLASHNIALRAGHHCAQPLAQLLGVAALLRISFGMYNTHEDVEHCLKHLADGIQFFRSLKR